The proteins below are encoded in one region of Flammeovirga kamogawensis:
- a CDS encoding DUF3500 domain-containing protein: MKYFSIYLLFFVGALLTSCESSENCTETTWYEDADNDGLGDPDATLEACEQPEGYVANGNDTDDNGGGTTSDCDTPSEVAQSTNTEIEAMRQAMISFRNSLSSTLLSQATTCLDDDRFYTWHNTPNSNGTQRDGIIYGDLTEDQLADFKNLLQLFLSDGGYQKVDEITMLAEGLLNTENSSAWNPDYYSIDMFGDPENSGSWGFQLDGHHLAINFLVHGDNVSIVPAFLGGEPAVSSFNGTDFDIFKDERDLALTLYNELSTSENAAAVSSSSHSMEVGPAGTPGDVDPYRGDYDYSGFAGTGLKYSDMSSETQANLILVMKEYVYNMETAFADAWWTDIMANLDDTYFVWIDEVDSPTTTSPFYYRIYNPYLWVEYNSENALGGGGADYNHVHTITRIPNNPSTSAGGDYGVFAQMINKGDVKTLFEHYAMADHHKASEMLFDYTVKLAHGHSHHSHTHSHIH; encoded by the coding sequence ATGAAATATTTTTCTATCTACTTATTATTCTTTGTTGGAGCTCTATTAACTTCTTGCGAAAGCAGCGAAAATTGCACAGAAACTACATGGTATGAAGATGCCGATAATGATGGTTTAGGAGATCCCGATGCGACTTTAGAAGCTTGTGAACAACCTGAAGGTTATGTAGCTAATGGTAATGATACTGATGATAACGGAGGAGGTACAACTTCTGATTGTGATACACCAAGTGAAGTTGCACAATCGACTAATACTGAAATTGAAGCAATGCGACAAGCAATGATATCGTTTAGAAATTCACTTTCCTCTACACTTTTGTCTCAAGCTACTACATGCTTAGATGATGACCGTTTTTATACCTGGCATAATACGCCAAATTCTAACGGAACGCAAAGAGATGGTATTATTTATGGAGATCTTACAGAAGATCAGTTAGCAGATTTTAAAAATCTATTACAATTGTTTTTAAGTGATGGAGGTTATCAGAAAGTTGATGAAATAACGATGTTAGCTGAAGGGCTCTTAAACACTGAAAATTCTTCTGCTTGGAACCCTGATTATTACTCTATTGATATGTTTGGTGATCCAGAAAATAGTGGCTCTTGGGGATTTCAATTAGATGGGCATCATTTAGCAATAAATTTTCTAGTACATGGTGATAACGTTTCTATAGTTCCTGCATTTTTAGGAGGAGAACCTGCTGTATCTTCTTTTAATGGAACTGATTTTGATATTTTTAAAGATGAAAGAGACCTTGCATTAACGTTATATAATGAATTATCAACTTCCGAGAATGCAGCTGCAGTTTCATCAAGTAGTCATTCTATGGAAGTAGGTCCTGCAGGAACTCCTGGTGATGTAGACCCATACAGAGGTGATTATGACTACTCTGGTTTTGCAGGAACAGGTTTAAAATATTCTGATATGTCTTCTGAAACACAAGCTAATTTAATATTGGTAATGAAAGAGTATGTATACAATATGGAAACTGCATTTGCAGATGCATGGTGGACCGATATTATGGCAAATTTAGATGATACCTATTTTGTTTGGATAGACGAGGTGGATAGCCCAACAACAACTTCACCTTTTTATTACAGAATCTATAATCCCTATTTATGGGTTGAATATAATTCAGAAAATGCTCTTGGTGGAGGTGGAGCAGATTATAATCATGTGCATACAATAACAAGAATACCCAATAACCCTTCTACATCAGCTGGAGGAGATTATGGTGTTTTTGCACAAATGATTAATAAAGGAGATGTAAAAACATTATTTGAGCATTACGCAATGGCGGACCATCATAAAGCAAGTGAAATGTTGTTTGACTATACCGTAAAGTTAGCACATGGACATAGTCACCATTCTCATACTCACTCTCATATACATTAA
- a CDS encoding SDR family NAD(P)-dependent oxidoreductase, translating into MKYYNNKTVFITGGTSGIGLEMGKQLANFGANVVVFGRKNLETSVKVIEQNKMSNKVYSHFLDTTDIESIKSAFHFAEKVVGTPDIVIHSAGIGKCLPFLETSQSDFEKIINSNVFGSRNVADVAFNYLKKSKGQLLFIASLAGLISNYGYSAYCSSKFATVGFASVLRSEWKPYQIRISVACPPEIDTPLVEAERLESPKVAKVLKQFAGNLKLTSACSYLLKELSKNKFMIIPGFKAKFVALTQRILPSINFFISDLIIKKMK; encoded by the coding sequence ATGAAATACTACAACAATAAAACTGTATTTATTACTGGAGGAACTAGTGGTATTGGTTTAGAAATGGGTAAACAACTGGCAAATTTTGGAGCAAATGTAGTAGTTTTTGGAAGAAAAAATTTAGAGACATCTGTTAAAGTAATTGAGCAAAATAAAATGTCTAATAAAGTGTATTCACATTTTTTAGATACCACAGATATTGAGTCAATAAAATCAGCTTTTCATTTTGCAGAAAAAGTAGTGGGTACACCTGATATTGTAATTCACTCTGCTGGAATTGGGAAGTGTCTACCATTTTTAGAAACCTCACAGTCTGATTTTGAAAAGATAATTAATAGTAATGTTTTTGGCTCTAGAAATGTTGCTGATGTTGCGTTTAACTATTTAAAAAAGTCAAAAGGTCAACTCTTATTTATTGCTTCTTTGGCAGGTTTAATTTCTAATTATGGTTATTCAGCATATTGTAGTTCTAAATTTGCTACTGTAGGTTTTGCAAGTGTGTTACGTAGTGAATGGAAACCTTATCAGATACGAATATCTGTGGCCTGCCCTCCAGAAATTGACACTCCATTAGTCGAAGCTGAACGTTTAGAATCACCTAAGGTAGCAAAAGTTTTAAAACAATTTGCAGGAAACTTAAAATTAACATCAGCATGTTCTTATCTTCTAAAGGAATTATCAAAAAATAAATTTATGATTATTCCAGGTTTTAAAGCAAAATTTGTTGCGTTGACACAAAGAATATTACCTAGTATAAATTTCTTTATTAGTGATTTAATAATCAAAAAAATGAAGTAA
- a CDS encoding NAD-dependent succinate-semialdehyde dehydrogenase — protein MKLKDKSLLKDKCYVNGKWVDGHEGKTFEVTNPYDQSTIISIANFDKEDTRNTILAAEKAQKEWKKTTAGERSQILRKWFDLMIEHKEDLGKILTLEQGKPLPEAIGEIAYGASFVEWFAEEAKRTYGDVIPGHQADKRIITIKQPVGVVAAITPWNFPNAMITRKVGPALAAGCSIVVKPAKYTPLSALALGELAERAGIPKGVFNVITSNRTSEIGQELTENPIIRKLSFTGSTEVGKTLIKACADTVKKVSMELGGNAPFIVFADADIDKAVEGAIASKYRNAGQTCVCSNRFFVHDEIYDEFTSKLKKAVSLLKVGNGFDEGVQIGPLIDKNAVKFVQGIVNDATNKGASIELGGKVSSENDQIFLPTILSNVKKGMDVYTEEIFGPIVPIFRFQTEDEVIEMANDTPFGLAAYFYGRDYQLVWRVAEALEYGMVGINTGMISTTVAPFGGIKESGFGKEGSKYGIDEYLEIKYMCFG, from the coding sequence ATGAAATTAAAAGATAAATCTCTTCTTAAAGATAAATGTTACGTTAATGGAAAATGGGTTGATGGACATGAAGGAAAAACTTTTGAAGTTACAAACCCTTATGACCAATCAACTATTATCTCTATAGCTAATTTTGATAAAGAAGATACTCGAAATACAATATTAGCGGCAGAAAAAGCTCAAAAAGAGTGGAAGAAAACTACTGCCGGAGAACGTTCTCAAATCTTAAGAAAATGGTTTGATTTAATGATCGAACATAAAGAGGATTTAGGGAAAATATTAACGTTAGAACAAGGAAAACCACTTCCTGAGGCGATTGGTGAAATTGCTTATGGGGCATCATTTGTAGAATGGTTTGCAGAGGAAGCTAAACGTACTTATGGTGATGTAATTCCTGGACATCAAGCAGATAAAAGAATAATAACTATTAAACAACCTGTAGGTGTTGTTGCAGCTATTACTCCATGGAACTTTCCAAATGCAATGATTACAAGAAAAGTTGGTCCAGCATTAGCTGCAGGATGTTCCATTGTTGTAAAACCCGCAAAATATACACCTTTAAGTGCTTTAGCATTAGGAGAATTGGCAGAAAGAGCCGGTATTCCTAAAGGGGTTTTCAATGTAATTACTTCTAATAGAACAAGTGAAATTGGGCAAGAATTAACTGAAAATCCTATCATAAGGAAACTGTCGTTTACAGGTTCTACAGAAGTTGGAAAAACATTAATAAAAGCCTGTGCTGATACCGTTAAAAAAGTATCTATGGAATTAGGGGGCAATGCTCCGTTTATTGTTTTTGCAGATGCTGATATTGATAAAGCGGTAGAAGGGGCTATTGCTTCGAAATATAGAAATGCAGGGCAGACTTGTGTTTGTTCAAATCGCTTCTTTGTTCATGATGAAATCTACGATGAATTCACTTCAAAACTAAAAAAAGCGGTAAGTCTATTAAAAGTTGGAAATGGTTTTGATGAAGGTGTTCAAATTGGTCCTTTGATTGATAAAAATGCTGTTAAGTTTGTGCAAGGAATTGTAAATGATGCCACAAATAAAGGTGCTTCTATTGAACTTGGGGGGAAAGTTTCTTCAGAAAATGATCAGATTTTCTTACCTACAATTCTATCCAATGTGAAAAAAGGAATGGATGTGTATACTGAAGAAATTTTTGGTCCAATCGTCCCAATTTTCCGCTTCCAAACAGAAGATGAAGTAATTGAAATGGCTAATGATACTCCTTTTGGTTTAGCAGCTTATTTCTACGGCAGAGATTACCAATTGGTGTGGAGAGTGGCTGAAGCATTAGAGTACGGAATGGTGGGTATCAACACTGGTATGATTTCCACAACTGTAGCACCTTTTGGAGGAATTAAAGAAAGTGGTTTTGGAAAAGAAGGTTCAAAATATGGAATTGATGAATACCTTGAAATAAAATATATGTGCTTTGGGTAA